CATTTTCTAAGTGCCGTCCTTTCAGGAGAGGTTGGCAAAAACATTAGCCAGTAACCATTTCCCAGATTCCTCAACTTTTAGCCATACTGTTTATGTAACAACCTTTACCATTTATAGAAGACTCGAGGCTGGGAGGAAAGCGAGGAAAGGGATGATGGTCCCCTTAGCACAAGGGAATTACGTGGTTTCACTGCCCCTTTACAACTGAGAAAGAAGTGTTCTCATTGTCACCTCTTGGGGCCCCAGGACATAATCATTTCATATCCCGACCAGCTGGTAGCCCTAAAACAGTGAAAAACATCAAATGGCAAACgggataatatttctttttaactctcccaattttttccttcctcccctcgcccccctcccccattttccccAACAACTTAACATCTCAcatccaaaacaacaacaataatatgaAAGATGAAGCCCTAGAGATGAAAACCAAGGGGcctgggcagaaaaaaaaaagagaattaaaaccCCTGTAGCCACTCAGAACCAAGGAAGAAGAAACCAGAAGGGCTCCAGAAAACACAGAGTCAAAAAGTCTCTCCTCCACGGCCCTCGCTTTTCCCTGgcttttcccacccaccctcccatctAAACCTAAACCTGCCAACAGAATGGAAACACGCAGTCAAACAAACGCAGGCCGGGCAGGGGAAAAAATCAACCACCAATTCCAAAGTTGTGGTTATGGGACTTGCCAACGGCACCCACTCCTGTTTGGGGGCTCCGGGATCCTTTCTCGCTGCCCCATCACAGTTTGGTAGCCAGCAGGAAAAGACCATTTCAGGTTAAAATTCCTCCCAGGACAGACAGCAGCCTGGGACACAAGCCGGCTTCAGCGCCACTGTCCTTTCACCATTGCCTCCTTGTCTGTTTATTTTCCTGAGAAAAAACACCCGATCTAAATTCTAAACGATGCCCAGCTCACAGAgccaccaccccctccctcacCACACACCCCGTCTTCGCCTAAGCATCCCCCTGGAGGAGCCAGAAGTCATTCCGGTCCCTTTAGGGGTCAGTGCCACAGAGCACCGCTGGTGACTGTAAGCCGTGGACTCCCGGCCAGAGAAAAACGGGGTTCTGTTAGGAGAGAACACGGTGTGAAACCCTACTGAGCTGCTGAAGCCAGGGTGGGGGCCAGACGCGTCTCCTGACTGCCCTTTAAACCCTGTAAGGCTATTCAGAAGCACAGCCTCAGACTTTTCCTTTAGAGAAACTTTTTTTTGAGACGTAATTGACGTTCGGCATTGTGCGAAAGCATTTCCGTGtcgttttcttcttcctctgcttcctccacTTCCCAGCCCTGACGCGCTGGTGAGTCCGAGGCTTAGGGAGTTTGCATTTCTCGATGGTCAGGAAATAAAACTCCCAAGGCTCCTTCCTCATTCCCTGGGAAGGCGTTATGTGAGTGAGCTTCTGAACATATTCTTAGAGGATAAGATTTTCCCCATAGCACGGATCTCTCTGTTTTCCACTTGAAAATATAGGGATAAGATAAAGAATTGgatcattttaaatttgaaacCTTCCTAGGAGCTGGATTGTtattgtaaaagaagaaaaggtaaaaatgcTCTCTTTGCTGCCCTAAGTCAAGGAGAAATACAGACAACAAAAGGTTTTCTACGACGCATCTATGATGTACATACCTACTACATTTAGAACCGGTTTCAGTTCCTGGGGGCCACTTAGACTAGAGCTGTTTGGAGGTCAGTTTCACATTGCAGATTCaagtagtttcttttttaagGGCTGCAAGATAATTGGGATAATTACAGAAGTCCCCCTGTACTCCATCAAAGTGACTGGTGGAGTCCCAGGCCCTTATCAGCTGGGCGGGGGGAGATGTTTGGTTCCTGGTGGTGGTATTCCCGCCTCCTGGTGGATGGcaaagcctccttcctgcttgaACATGCCTGCTAGCCTGGGGTTCGGGGTGGTTTCCTCAATCCTCACACCTTTTTGTCCAGAAATGGCCCAGAGCGCGCACTCCTGTGACGTAACAAGCCAAATGCTAGTCTTTCATAAGATCTCAGGCGGGAGGGACACCGTACAAATGCTCTAATCTGACACCCGAAGGCCTATGAAGTGAGAGGCAGGCCGAGAAGTGAAAtggcttcactttttattttgaaccgCCTCTCCACGCGCACCCATGTTTCCTTTTTCTGTGGAGAGGGGGCTCCGAGAGGGGGAAGTTCCTCTCAAGCCAGCGGACCGGCTTTCTCTCGGTTGTCCGAGGGGCAGCGCTGGCACCAGCTCGCACAGGCTGTGACGGCTAGGGCTTGGGAGGGATGCAAACAGGATCCTTGCTTTTTATGCATCGCGATCACCGCCTTCCCGGCCCTCACACGTCTGTTCTCCAGTGTGGGCTTCAGTGGTAACAGACCCTGCCTCTGGGACGCACTCGTTTGGTTCCGTAAGCCGGCCCCGGGCGCGCCGCTCCCCGGACGTGCAGGCTAGCTTTACAGAACGGTGGGTCCTCAGCTGCCTTCCTGCGGTTTCCGAGCTTCACTTTTCCCAGGTCACATCTGGGCCCCTGGTTCAGTTGTGCGGCTCTCCGTCCTGCGTCTCCGCTCACAGCATCCGCTGTCGCGGTCCGTTCTCTTGCAGAACAATTTGTGGAGAAGTCATCCTGTGCCCAGCCGCTGGGCGAGCTCCCCAGCCTGGACGCTCACGGGGAgtttggcggcggcggcggcagcccagcctcctcctcgcTGTGCACCGAGCCGCTGATCCCCACCACCCCCATCATCCCCAGCGAGGAAATGGCCAAGATCGCCTGCAGCCTGGAGACCAAGGAGCTCTGGGACAAATTCCACGAGCTGGGCACGGAGATGATCATCACCAAGTCCGGCAGGTACGGGGCCTGGGCGGGCGAggagcgggtggggggtgggggtgctccctgggtggcttgggggcGTCTCCCGGAGTTGGGTGAATCCCTGCGGGTTCTGAGCCCGGAGAGAAAGCTGCTTCGCTCCCTCGGGGAGGGCCTCTTCCCGCAGACGTACTGCGGAAAGTGCTGCTCAGAGAATTCCCAGGCGTTTGCTTTCTCAAGATCTGGCCGTGGGAAACCTCACCTCCGTCTCGATGAGAAGGGCACAGGGACCAGGAAtgtctgcccccccccgcccccgcagcccgGGAGGGTTTGGGGGTGCAGGCTCGGCatctggagggaaggaggaaccCGAGTccagggtgcggggggggggggggggcgtggctgggtgctgcaagggaggcagggagctTCCTTTATGTGGGCTCAATCTTCAGAAGCTCCGGTCCCCCCTAAAGGAGAAGTAGGGCCCGGGCGGTAGAGTGAGATTTGTAAGGATGGCACTCCGCGGGAGgggctggctcccaggccctgggcgCGCTGCTGGGCAGGCTCAGGGCGCGGGAAGCCAGGCCCTGGAGCTCGGTGGCCCTGGGCTCCAGCTCTCAGACTCGGGGAAATACAGCCAAGGTCCCCCAAGCCCAAACTGAGAATCCTGCTCCGCTCTCTGTGGCAGGAGCGTGTTCTCCCAGCAGCCCCGGGGAGTTGCAGGGCTGGGTGGCTCCGGAGACCCAGGGTCAGCCCAGTGAGCTTGCTGAAAAGCTAGGCTTCTCCGTAATCACAGACGCTGGGCATCCAAAACGAAACGAAACACAACTTTCCCCAGCCCTGAGACTCTTGTAAAACTGTCTAGCACGTAGGTCTCCCAATTCACATCTCTGGCTTTACAGGAAACAGAAAGGGTTTGGAGCCTCTGGGagtggcggcggggcgggggtggggggtgtcccaccctttccttcccttcccttccctctaacTCAGCGGCTCTTCAGGCTGTGCGAGCTCAGGCCGGtcttctctgtctccctgtgtcAGGAGGATGTTTCCTACCATCCGGGTGTCGTTTTCCGGCGTAGATCCTGAGGCCAAGTACATAGTCCTGATGGACATCGTCCCCGTGGACAACAAGAGGTACCGCTATGCCTACCACCGCTCCTCCTGGCTGGTGGCTGGCAAGGCGGACCCACCGCTGCCGGCCAGGTGTGTGCCTCCTGACTTTCGCCTGACCAAACATGCCTGTGACCCCTGCTAGCAGAATGCCTCTTCCCTGGCGGTTTGAATTCCAAGCAGGTCTGTTTTTAAAGCTCCGAGCTCTGGTAGGATTCCCAGCCCAGACCCTCCGGGATCGACTATACCAGCTAGTCTCTGAGAAAGGCAGGGTTGGTGCCTTTTCCTCTTCATTCGTGTCAGAGTTTCCTCAAATGGCAGTTGGAATATTCGTGTTAGAAATCTGGGCCCGTTTCATATGTCACTCATCATTGCTAGTTGGCTGATTAACACTAGTAGGAAGTGGCTGCCCTaaaatcctgtttttaaaaagtgcaatttGGTAAAGTGGTCGctaatagtaaatatttgttaacaaTGTAGTTGTATCTGCACATAATAAATATCATTCTGGTAAAATGTGGTGGTTTTTGTCCAGAAAGCGTTCAGAgattttaagttgaaaatttaAGTGGATGAATGTAATGCAACATCaggttagcttttttttttttttacatgaaacaTTACTCAATTGGGATATTAGGGATCACACATGTTTATTTTTGTGCTCTTCATTGGAAATAACATTTTCCCAGTAGAACCCTGTTTAAAAAATCACACAGGTAAACCTTTGTTATTGCTGCTTTGCCCAGTTGGGCAAGGGGGGGGAGGTTAGACCTGCTGTTCACATACTTGCTTCTGTGAACAATGAACAGCTACAGCGATCGGCTGCGGAGCGATAGTCTTCATACAAAGACTCCCAGCTGACCTTACACGCAGGGTCCTAAAGCCACGGCGCACAGCTTTCAAGTTGTTTTAGGGCTGATGCGTGGAATTGACTGGAAGTTCCTATCAGAGCTGAAACTTCATTTCGATGGGAAGGTTCAGGAACGGTGCTGGTCCAGCTGGTTCTTTGTAAGTGTGTGGTCTGGAGTCGTAGTCAAGGCACAGAACCTACACAGACCATTTCCACACACGGTTCACACGGAACCTTAGCTGATTGGGCAGCTGTGCCATTGCTGAGCCCACAGGGCGCTGGGCTGccgaggggagaggagagaccaGAGGAGCCTCTCAGAGCTTCCCATGCCCACGGAGACCAGGACGGACATCCCGGACCCTCCCAGGTCAGCACGTTAAAACCATATTAAATGactaaagacattttaaaaaattggtactcatttttttaaacagtttacAATAGATATTAAAGTGAATATAATTAGTATTCTCCACTATTTACTACGACTAAATAGCGGATTCACATTACTTTCAAGcttttaaaggagagagagattttagCAGATTCCTAACCATTTTTACAAacagatctttttttttgtttgttttccttcaaaGTCTTTCCTCTGAGAAGTTAATCACTCTGACTTAGCATACGCTTTCTTCCTATCTGAAGGCAAGGGGAgcggggcaggccagcaggactTTGGGACGAGGACATGCCTTGTTTATGTTACGAATCTGCTCTGGTTGGAGAAGGAAAGCATGTACCCATACACTATCTGAGCTGAAGCATGTGTAAGCTATTGCTGGAATTTTAAGTCCCAGGGACCTGGAGAGAAGAGGGCTTCCCGTATGTTTTCTCATTCATCTCAGTTCAGCCTATTTATATCGATACCAGGTAAAAACATCTAGTGTAGAAATATTCAGTAGGATAGAAATAGGATCGCATAGAAATACTCGAGGTAATTTAAGCaactattctttattattatttaaaaaagaaagagtgcTGTATTTTCTAGctccagaaggaaaaggagggggaCTTGGGAGGGTGATCTGTTTTGTACCGATGGTGGAAATTCCTTGTGGCTCTAGTTCTTGGACACGTTTTATTTCAGACTGAACCTCATCAGTCAGTTGTTCCTAATCAGAAGAAATACTGCGTGACAATGTCATTTGACCATCATAATGGGCAAGGCTTTACACGCGACCTAAAATAGTGCTCTTTTTTTGCATagaatgtttccttttctttagaGTAATTGATGTTGAGGTGTGTGAAGCTTTATCGATGTGACTACATTTGGTGAATTGATACTTGAAGGGAGAACATTTCAGCAGCTTCTGGGACTTGACATGTTCTGGAGCCGTCTTTTTGGCAGGGAGGCTGGGACGTGGGGCTGATCGGTAAAACAACTGCATTATAAAGGTATAGCCTTGGACGGGTGACACGTGAAAAGCCATGATGGTTGTGTCATCAAAGAATTCTTCAACTGAACGGCAGTTTTGAGCACTCCTCCTGaaaggagcaatccaacaagcaggcaggcaagcagacaCCTAAAGAAAGCCTCCCGGCTCTTGCCTGGGTCCAGGAAGCATCCTTATTCTGGGGGCTGTGTTTCAGCATCTCCATCCCCGTCCGTGACAGACCAGGGCACCCACTTCTTGTCCTTCACGCGGACACTGCAAGGAAAGGTTTTGTGACCTTTCCCCTGGCCTTTGCCCCAAACGTGATGTTTATGTTTAGCTATAGTTACACTCTCCTATAGAAAGTGGATCTACAAATAACCGGTTACCGCCCGGAAGGAACTTGTGCTGTTGAATCCAGCacatctccttcccctcccattGGTTCTGTGATCTCCTCCGACCTCAGAAAAGCTTATGTCAGGTGGTTGGGATGGACAGAGAGCTGTGCTTAGTGGGATCCTCGGATAGAACAAATGCTGTGCATTTAACTGTGAACGATGGCTTTGCACGTCGCAGCTGATCAATAGATGATAAATGCTtgatagatacatttttttttttttttgcttaggcttttttacaGATGAATACACTGAGTAATTTGAAGCTTCCTCAGCTTGTTTTCACTGCCATCACCTAACAACGTTCTGATGTGTGGACTGTTAAAAGTTCCCAGGTCCCTGCATTAAAGTTACTCTGTCCTGaatttataaagaatataaacTTTAAGTTCagtcaccttcaattttaaatgattggAGTctctagaattcttttttttttaattctttgtttttattgatttttagcaatGCTTATCCTGGGAACTTATTATGCAATGAGTATAGCCTAATCTTTCTTTTGAAATTACCTATACCATTAGATTTCATATTTTACAGAAGTAGCCCAATAGCCTATTAGGTAGATAGGAAAAACCCCATCTTTAAAAATGGCTTGCTCCACAGATGATAGAAAATTTATTAAGTGTTTCCCCTTTTAGAGCATTGTACATGAAGAAACACATTTAGGGGTTTTAGAGTTCTTTGGGTATTGCTATATTATTAAATTTGACATTATACAGGGTGAATAAAAGTCACCATTTATACAGGGGTTTTGTGTTCCTTtagaattagaatattttataacCCACAGAGAGCATGTTTTTTGTAAAAATGCCTCAATGGAATCTCTCATAATTTTCTCAGGCTGTATGTGCACCCGGACTCCCCTTTCACTGGTGAGCAGCTACTCAAACAGATGGTGTCTTTTGAAAAGGTGAAGCTCACCAACAATGAGCTGGATCAGCACGGCCATGTAAGTACAGCACCTGGGACTGGGTGGGTTCCCCGGGACGGGATGGGATGGAATGGAGAAGTCACACAAAACTTCCTCCCTCTAGtctccccctggccctctgcccctccccccctctcgcTGTGAATCCTCTGTGAGAACCTCCAAGTATTCATCTTGTCAGGAGGCCATTGTTATGCAAGGGGGCCGGCCTTCAGCACCGTGGATTTCCCAAGACTTGAGCAACTGCTTTGTGCCTTTGCCCATGAAACAAAGAGAATATGCATGTTGCAGGCTACTAAAGCCCCTTCTTGGGTTAAACATCTGAATTCTGTCAGTGGTATGTCAGATAATGCAGCATAAAAGGAATGGGGCTGGGACCCGCCCCCATTGGGGGTTGCCCAAAGCATGTTCCATTGAGCACACTCACCTGAGATGCAATAGAACCACAGGGTTTATGTCCAGATAAGTTGGAAACCTGTTCACCTGCTTCCAGCCGCTGAACAGCGCCACCAGCAGAGCAGAATTAACCTGGTTACTCTGACTGGGTCTCGAGAAACAAGGCCCCCTGGGGCAAATGGATGTTGGCAACACCAGAAGCAATTTATTTGGTTTCAGGTCCAAGCCAACCATTTGAAACGATGTCGAAAGAAGTTTGGGAAAGTGCTTTTTACTCATTCTATATCCCCTGTGTAGAGAGTCTTACGAATATTAAAGCACAGAGAAGTCTtgcaattaaaaacaaagcagTTTGATGATTTTGGGTCAATAAAGAGTTTATCAAAATGTGGAAAGGGAGAAACTGGAATGCTGAGCTCTTAGCAATAGTTAATAGAACAAACACCACTGACACAGGCCTCTTCGCACGTCTgataagatttctttttaaggaaCCATCTGTGATGTTATTCCGTGCTCTTAAATAACAAGCACTTCCTATTTGCTATGTGATTTACAAGGGTTACATCCTCTAATCCCCACCACACCCTATGGGGTTAATCCTGGTTTTGTATTTGAGGTGAGGTTTGAAGAGGTGAGATCACTGACTCCAAGATTATagagctagaaagtggcagattCACTATTCTCACCCAGGTCTGTCCAATACCACACCCCCGTTAATAACAATCTGTCCACCTAGCATATATCATTTCTTACTTTGGAAAGTGTAGACATATATCCTTTGATCTAACCAGACTAACAAacgagaaatattttaaagacttgatttaaaaacaaatgtattcTCCACATGACTTTCCTCCCATCATTTTAGAAAAGATACTTAGAAAAGATCTTTAGAAAGATACTTGACCTGGATTCTCTGCCGTTGGTTTGATGAAATGTGATTGACAAGGATGACTCTGCAGTATCCTGTGAAAATGATTTGCTGTAGGAATGGAACAGGGTAGATCCTACTCTTAAAAAACTGAATTTGAAGCTGTAGACTTTATGGTTCTTTGTTTGCCTCATTGCAGCTTGGGCTGTTGAGCAATACGAACACCTAGCATCCAGTGTCCCCCCTTTCTTTGTTGTAGATCATTTTGAACTCGATGCATAAGTACCAGCCCCGGGTGCACATCATTAAGAAGAAAGACCACACTGCGTCGTTGCTCAATCTGAAGTCGGAAGAATTCAGGACGTTCATCTTCCCAGAGACGGTTTTCACGGCAGTGACTGCCTATCAGAACCAGCTGGTGAGTGCCCCGTTCACAGTTCACTTCCTGAATAAGATAAGGATTTAGGAGGTTCTTCCATTTCCGTGGGGAGAACAAGGATCCCAGTACTTGAAATAGAAGTTCTCTTTGGAGAACGCTATTGAGTATCAGCCAGGGCCTCCACGTGTGTTGAGTGAACCACACTCAAGGTTATGAAGGTCCGTATTGCACCAGCTTTTCTAGAATCTGTGTACTCCTGGTTAGGTTGTTCACTGCCCACTCTCTGACCCAAACCTGCCCCTCTCTGGCTTCTCAAATTTTCTTCTCGAGAAATTAcctgcttccttttcctctccctgaTAGAGCCTCCTAAGGTACATAACCATGGACTCATTGTTGCCCCATAAAATATAGacgttccatttttttttttttttgctaaattaGCACCCATATTCTAGCCGACTGCCCACACTACTGATGCTTTAGACACTTTCTGAGGCATATTCAGCTGTAACTTAGGGTGTGGTCATTCTAGTAGAATGATTTTAAATGTCTCTTTATGTAGTAAACTGTAGTAGGCAAGCAGTGTGTATTTAATTAACATCAAGATATGTAATTTATAATACTGAGTTATCTATTGTCTACTCTCTGTTGTACCTCacatttaaaatgtgtgcatTTGTTCATCCATATGGGTTAGttcaattcaataaatacttatcaaaGTCTTAGTAAGAACCGGGTGCTGTTAGACACTTGCCCATGTATTTTCTTCTCTCACGGTGAGCATAAGCTTGCGGGCTGGGGCTAATAGTGACATTCGGTAGTGAGGAAGCCAAGGCTGAGGGAGGACGAGTGGCTTGCACAGCCGGGAAGGACCGGCCGGGCTTCCTTGTGCTCTGTCTGCTTCAGGAGGAGGAATCACACCGTCAGGTTATTCGGTGGAGGGCCCCCTCGCTAGGTCTTTGCATCTTGCTTTCATTTGAGTAGTTACGGGCCACTGGCTGTGCTCCTGTCTTGATGTTATATTTTGGGTTCCGAGTGGATGACTGTTGGAGTGGGTTGGTCCATCAGAGGAGACAGGGTGTTGGGTCTCTCGGGAAAAGCAACAAGAGGAAGCTGAGccccagctggtctggctcagtggaaagagcgttggcctgcggactgaagggtcccggtcccattccagtccagggcatgtgcccggttgcaggctcgatgcctaGTAgcgggcgtggaggaggcagccgatcaatgattctctctcatcactgatgtttctctctctctctccctctcccttcctctctgaaatcaataacaatatttaaaaaaaggaccaCGCTGAAAGCCCAGATAGCCCTGCTCAGATAAGGGAGTGGGAGCCCAGAGCAGGGATGTGGGCCGATGGCCGAGAGGAGGTGTGACGGTAAGGTGTGAGCACCTGTGATTCCTATACAACTTGGAGGGGGTTTCGTGTCACCATATGGCTGCCGTTTTCCTTACCTGGGACTGGGGCTAACAACTGCCCAGACCATCTTGGGGAAGTCCTGTGAGCATCCGGTGAGAGACTGTGCATAGTCATGCCTGGGAACCGCGAGGCACTCTGTAAGTGAGGCGTGTGGTTTTAAGGACTTTCTCTGGAATGCCCGAAGAGGATCTGTCACCgttggcattttaaaatgttagtggCATATTTTTTAATGAGGTACATAAGTGCACAAACGTTATCATACTAATCATCTTAAGGTGTAGAAGCAAAGGTAAAGGAAGTTTCGCAGGAGAGCATCTTAGATTAGGTTTCGTAAGTGAAGGAGCAGTCCTGAGTAAATGCCAGCAGGACCTCTCAAACCAAGGTTCACGGGACTAGGAGGGGGTAGTTGACATAATTATAACAGCTAATATTTGGGTACTTGCTGTGTGCAAGGCACCATTTGAAGTGCATTGTTTTATGTAATCTCCACAATGACTGTCTGTGACAGGAAAACAGTATTTGTGTGTCACCTTCTCGGGAGAGCAGAGGCCCGGAGTTAAATAGCCGTCCAAGGTGACCTTCCGCACTCCGCTCTGTTTGAATCCACGTGTTCAGGTGCAGCAGTCAGTGTGCTCACCTCTAAGCTTTAGGTACCTGCTGTCCTCTTGGCTTGTGGCTCTGACGGACTCCGAGACATCCTTTTTAGAGGATTTCGCCTCTTTATgatcatttttcccccttttcaacAAGTGCTCACTGCTTACCTGCCAGTGTAATGAGATGGCAGTGATCTTAAACCGGCGGTCAGAATGGCCACTAGCGCTGGCTGCACCTGGTAGCAGCCATATGTTTGTTAGAAAAGGTCAAATATGCCCtccccggtttggctcagtggatggagcgtctgcctgcagactcaagggtcccaggtttgattccggtcaagagcatgtaccttggaccttggttgcaggcacatccccagtgaggggtatgcaggaggcagctgatcgatgtttctaactctctatccctctcccttcctctctgtaaaaaatcaataaaatatatttaaaaaagaaaagaaaaggtcaaaTATgtaaaagttaaacaaatggtAAAGTGAACCTCACGTGCT
The genomic region above belongs to Eptesicus fuscus isolate TK198812 chromosome 14, DD_ASM_mEF_20220401, whole genome shotgun sequence and contains:
- the TBX20 gene encoding T-box transcription factor TBX20; the encoded protein is MEFTASPKPQLSSRANAFSIAALMSSGGSKEKEAAENTIKPLEQFVEKSSCAQPLGELPSLDAHGEFGGGGGSPASSSLCTEPLIPTTPIIPSEEMAKIACSLETKELWDKFHELGTEMIITKSGRRMFPTIRVSFSGVDPEAKYIVLMDIVPVDNKRYRYAYHRSSWLVAGKADPPLPARLYVHPDSPFTGEQLLKQMVSFEKVKLTNNELDQHGHIILNSMHKYQPRVHIIKKKDHTASLLNLKSEEFRTFIFPETVFTAVTAYQNQLITKLKIDSNPFAKGFRDSSRLTDIERESVESLIQKHSYARSPIRTYGDEDVLGDEVQTAQTRGSAFTTSDNLSLSSWVSSSSSFPGFQHPQSLTALGTSTASIATPIPHPIQGSLPPYSRLGMPLTPSAIASSMQGSGPTFPSFHMPRYHHYFQQGPYAAIQGLRHSSAVMTPFV